Proteins co-encoded in one Salvia splendens isolate huo1 chromosome 4, SspV2, whole genome shotgun sequence genomic window:
- the LOC121800702 gene encoding glucan endo-1,3-beta-glucosidase 8-like yields the protein MGITGPTTWLGLVVVVALFYGAEGFVGIIWRRMSVQRLLPSQVVDLMLQNGIKNMRIPHSVSVHRGRNLLLQLGRLVCPDYDLNWGALNYVQTALNEVGLGRTKANIVHCAAELIPNITNPSEAAFHDIIKDRMSQFLRFMRQHNAPFQYDYFVWALEKLNFSDIKVVVMAVGWPTDGYPGASAYNTERYYKYLLPMVTSNKGSLMRPGAPIDVFINSSTNEPKQRIDVLAPFDRHLGDLQLNGQPKFKVDLSGRGRDIYPTTVKGIMHMPKRWCVFNGNSTDKDKDEKACNFEGLSCITDQDPSTEDCLFPVEVVRG from the exons ATGGGAATAACGGGTCCCACCACCTGGTTAGGgttagtggtggtggtggctcTATTTTATGGCGCAGAGGGTTTTGTCGGCATAATTTGGAGGAGGATGAGCGTCCAACGGCTGCTCCCCTCGCAGGTGGTGGATTTGATGCTTCAGAATGGGATAAAAAACATGAGGATCCCCCACTCA GTCAGTGTCCATAGGGGCAGGAATCTACTGCTTCAATTGGGGAGGCTTGTTTGCCCTGACTATGACCTCAACTGGGGAGCCCTCAACTATGTCCAAACCGCGCTAAACGAGGTTGGTCTCGGCCGGACCAAGGCCAACATAGTGCATTGCGCCGCCGAACTCATTCCCAACATCACCAACCCCTCTGAGGCCGCCTTCCACGATATCATCAAGGATAGGATGTCCCAGTTCCTGCGCTTCATGCGCCAACACAACGCACCCTTCCAG TACGACTACTTCGTATGGGCGCTCGAGAAGCTTAACTTCTCTGACATCAAGGTTGTTGTCATGGCGGTGGGCTGGCCCACCGACGGCTACCCTGGAGCGAGCGCTTACAACACTGAGCGTTACTATAAGTACTTATTGCCGATGGTCACATCCAACAAGGGCTCCCTCATGCGCCCGGGGGCTCCCATTGATGTGTTTATTAACTCCTCAACTAATGAGCCCAAGCAGAGGATTGACGTGCTCGCTCCTTTCGATCGCCATTTGGGGGATTTACA ATTGAATGGGCAACCCAAGTTCAAGGTTGACCTGTCAGGCCGAGGCCGAGATATTTACCCCACCACAGTGAAGGGAATCATGCACATGCCAAAACGCTGGTGTGTCTTCAATGGGAACTCCACGGATAAGGATAAG GATGAGAAAGCTTGTAATTTCGAGGGGCTTTCCTGCATCACCGACCAAGATCCCTCAACGGAGGACTGCTTGTTCCCAGTTGAGGTGGTCAGAGGGTAA